One window from the genome of Dyadobacter sp. CECT 9275 encodes:
- a CDS encoding SusD/RagB family nutrient-binding outer membrane lipoprotein, whose product MKKINIYIGILATGLFFLPSCTQDYVEKNTDPNAITDVTADLLLPGIIRTSVNEMVNQSWGIGNIVIQHTAKIQFVSEDRYTWGDRDGLWQNMYNNLRNVQLLLDLSNKNNANNYKGVTLIMRAWMYSLLTDAYGDIPYSEATSGVSGILQPKYDTQEAVYTGILNDLKTANDLLGAGETVVGDLIYGGDVSKWKKLANSLRLRYLMRISDKKDVKAEMQAIISNTAATPIFTSNDDNGTMEYLTGAPNQFPMYTSRSGSFDEFRLSKNLGDKLTGFNDPRITAFAQPTDASVTAGKPVYSGVPNGLNEVAALAYNGGASNISRVGALYYKGSITERGLKVAKGYIMGYPELQFILAEASKKGMITSAKTTKDYYEEGVKAAFGFVDTTIPADYLTRTGIAYDEANALTLIGTQKWISLFFTGLEAWFDWRRTNIPVITPGLDNVNSNRVPVRFAYPRSEQTLNPASLANAVSRQGADNYNTKVWWDL is encoded by the coding sequence ATGAAAAAGATAAATATATATATTGGAATTCTGGCTACCGGGCTGTTCTTCCTGCCCTCTTGTACCCAGGATTATGTAGAGAAAAATACCGATCCGAATGCGATCACCGATGTTACTGCCGACTTGTTACTACCGGGTATCATCCGAACTTCTGTAAATGAAATGGTAAACCAAAGCTGGGGAATCGGTAACATTGTTATCCAACATACTGCCAAGATCCAGTTCGTTTCGGAAGACCGGTATACCTGGGGTGACAGAGATGGTCTGTGGCAGAATATGTACAATAACTTGCGTAACGTGCAGCTGCTGCTTGACTTAAGCAACAAGAACAACGCCAATAACTACAAAGGTGTAACGCTTATCATGCGTGCCTGGATGTATTCCCTGCTGACAGATGCTTACGGAGATATCCCCTATTCAGAAGCTACAAGTGGTGTTTCGGGAATTCTGCAGCCAAAATATGATACCCAGGAGGCAGTGTATACGGGCATTCTGAACGACTTAAAAACGGCGAACGACTTGCTCGGAGCAGGAGAAACCGTGGTAGGTGACCTGATTTACGGTGGAGATGTGAGCAAATGGAAAAAGCTGGCCAATTCATTGCGCCTGCGTTATCTGATGCGTATCTCGGATAAAAAAGACGTAAAAGCGGAGATGCAGGCCATTATCAGCAATACTGCTGCGACACCGATTTTTACCAGCAATGACGACAACGGAACCATGGAGTACCTTACCGGCGCTCCTAACCAGTTTCCGATGTATACTTCGCGCTCAGGTTCCTTTGATGAGTTCAGGCTCAGCAAAAACCTTGGAGACAAACTTACCGGCTTCAATGACCCGCGTATAACCGCCTTCGCCCAGCCTACAGATGCATCGGTTACCGCAGGAAAGCCCGTTTATTCAGGTGTTCCCAACGGGCTTAACGAAGTGGCAGCACTAGCCTACAACGGCGGTGCAAGTAATATTTCCCGTGTAGGCGCCTTGTACTACAAAGGTTCTATCACAGAGCGCGGCTTAAAAGTAGCCAAAGGTTATATCATGGGTTATCCCGAGCTTCAGTTCATCCTGGCCGAGGCGTCCAAAAAAGGAATGATCACTTCGGCAAAAACAACGAAGGATTATTACGAAGAGGGTGTTAAAGCGGCATTTGGATTTGTGGATACTACCATTCCGGCCGATTATCTTACCCGCACCGGCATAGCCTACGACGAAGCCAATGCACTTACACTGATCGGGACACAAAAATGGATATCCTTGTTCTTCACTGGTCTGGAAGCCTGGTTTGACTGGCGCAGAACGAACATCCCGGTGATTACCCCTGGCCTTGACAATGTCAACAGTAACAGGGTACCTGTCCGCTTTGCCTATCCGCGCAGCGAGCAAACCCTGAACCCTGCTAGCCTTGCCAACGCAGTTTCGCGCCAGGGCGCTGATAACTACAATACCAAGGTTTGGTGGGATCTGTAA
- a CDS encoding family 16 glycoside hydrolase has protein sequence MHSFFQKFSYVFLAYPLMVMGQDDSQSYSRLPLSDFSSFEKPASNWSLQGGISILPKTGTKAKLQSGTGILVGNAGETLVTRLKARDLRLSVEFMVSPGAEGAIILPGGSKVLISDSYKQLEPNSGTSGFIGQFPSQNAAKAPGLWQTLELAYDASVPGLAGTARLNTLALNKVIVLEAVYLPVKNQDKDAQSLSFEVTKGTIAFRNPGYQLLESRKPLSLSNLTYKVYSDKWDAKQYSQLDHEGKSEVITQEVTNGMREFHLVYEGNFEVSEAGNYIFTSIYSGPVLTLDIDGKSVLASGESTSQESHTGSVNLSQGTHKFKIHYSRFPWRPSALGLRVEKAGIRAYDLHVLSSLPEPAPKPNITDTPDKKPDMIRSFIQLEGEKYKRTHCISVGSPTGWNYTMDLNRGALLQAWRGHFANVTEMWYERGEPQLLFPNGLTVPVSGKSSFAVLSAPNSAWPDSSDINYLGYKVDAAGYPAYRYAMGAATVTDQLVSGTGGITRTFGIEGALKGPLYALLGAGKKITEVEKGLYQVDDNYYLQLDKNAKAVVRPSAAGQELILPVADKTSYTLFW, from the coding sequence ATGCATTCCTTCTTTCAAAAATTCTCCTACGTTTTTCTGGCTTACCCGCTGATGGTCATGGGCCAGGACGATAGCCAAAGTTATTCCCGCCTGCCTCTTTCAGATTTTAGTTCGTTTGAAAAACCGGCGTCCAACTGGTCATTGCAAGGCGGTATTTCCATACTCCCAAAAACAGGCACCAAGGCCAAATTACAGTCGGGAACTGGCATTCTTGTCGGGAATGCCGGCGAAACACTCGTTACCAGGTTAAAAGCCAGGGATCTGCGGCTGTCAGTGGAGTTCATGGTATCTCCCGGTGCCGAGGGTGCAATCATTCTCCCTGGCGGATCAAAAGTCCTCATCTCCGATAGTTATAAGCAACTGGAACCTAATTCCGGTACTTCTGGCTTCATAGGACAGTTTCCTTCTCAGAATGCAGCAAAAGCACCCGGCCTGTGGCAGACCCTTGAACTGGCCTACGACGCCTCCGTTCCCGGCCTCGCCGGCACCGCCCGTTTGAACACACTTGCCCTAAATAAAGTGATTGTTCTGGAAGCTGTTTACCTGCCCGTAAAAAACCAGGATAAAGATGCCCAGAGCCTTTCATTTGAGGTAACAAAAGGCACCATCGCTTTCCGAAATCCAGGGTATCAGCTGCTGGAAAGCAGGAAGCCGCTTAGCTTGTCAAATCTGACGTACAAGGTTTACAGCGACAAATGGGATGCCAAGCAATATTCACAACTGGACCACGAAGGAAAGTCGGAGGTAATAACCCAGGAAGTTACCAATGGAATGCGGGAATTTCATTTGGTTTATGAAGGGAATTTCGAAGTCAGCGAAGCCGGAAACTATATTTTTACAAGTATCTATTCCGGTCCTGTCTTAACGCTGGATATAGACGGGAAAAGTGTTTTGGCCAGCGGAGAAAGTACCTCCCAGGAATCCCATACCGGCTCGGTCAACCTCAGCCAGGGTACACACAAGTTTAAAATTCATTATTCAAGATTTCCCTGGAGACCCTCTGCCTTAGGTTTAAGGGTCGAAAAAGCAGGTATCCGGGCTTACGACCTTCATGTGCTGTCGTCCCTTCCCGAGCCAGCTCCAAAGCCTAATATCACCGATACACCCGACAAAAAGCCCGACATGATCCGTTCCTTCATCCAGCTGGAGGGAGAAAAATACAAAAGGACTCATTGCATATCCGTTGGCAGCCCCACCGGATGGAACTATACCATGGACCTGAACCGCGGGGCTTTATTACAGGCGTGGCGGGGCCATTTTGCAAATGTAACCGAAATGTGGTACGAACGCGGAGAACCCCAGCTCTTGTTCCCAAACGGACTTACGGTTCCGGTTTCAGGGAAGAGCAGTTTTGCTGTTCTGTCAGCCCCCAACTCCGCATGGCCCGATTCCTCGGATATCAATTATCTGGGTTACAAAGTTGATGCCGCAGGATATCCTGCCTACCGTTATGCGATGGGCGCTGCAACGGTGACAGATCAGCTGGTTTCAGGCACTGGCGGGATCACCAGAACGTTTGGGATAGAAGGGGCGCTCAAAGGTCCGCTATATGCTTTATTGGGCGCTGGAAAGAAGATAACTGAGGTGGAGAAAGGTTTATACCAGGTTGACGACAATTACTATCTTCAACTTGACAAAAATGCAAAAGCAGTAGTGCGCCCATCAGCCGCAGGCCAGGAGCTGATACTTCCGGTAGCCGACAAAACCAGTTACACCTTGTTTTGGTGA
- a CDS encoding plastocyanin/azurin family copper-binding protein, with the protein MKKILATTLISLGCLAAQAQSGPKSEDDYYRIITIPVPENIKLEIGGLAVLPDGRLAASTRRGEVWMISNPYLKGDGKPSFNRFASGLHEPLGILYRGKDFLVTQRGEVTRLADTDNDGVADVYDSFVRWPLSGNYHQYSYGPVAMPNGEMLITLNLDWVGRGASQSKWRGWMLKLGEDGKLTPWATGLRSPSGFGSYQGDIFYTENQGDWVGSGRMTHLAKGDFAGNPAGLRWSSEPDSPVKLKPEDIPDTGEPIYDASKKVPGIKPPAVWFPHTIVGISTSDFKEDVTKGAFGPFEGQMFVGDQGHSIITRADMEKVNGVWQGAVFPFREGFMSGVLRLAWGLDGSLFVGQTSRGWAATGKEEFGVQRVVWTGKMPFEMKNMRSRPDGFEITFTMPVDKKTAADPASYKMNSFTYKYHHTYGSPIVNTSEVPLKGIVVSEDGLKVRLVVDPSSLKKGYVHELKTEGIRTPEGASILHPTAYYTLNEIAGGDMVNSNQFTTTVKSSAMSHQDHAADVPVTTSASAKRVVEMPASWTNGPDQVITIGTVPGLKFDISEIQVKAGSRIKLVFNNNDDMLHNLVITRPGTANAVGEAGLNLGLKGSEMSYVPKSNDVLFHSNIVEPEKSESIYFVAPKTAGTYQYVCTFPGHYTLMQGKLKVTK; encoded by the coding sequence ATGAAAAAAATATTAGCAACCACGCTTATTTCATTGGGATGCCTGGCCGCACAGGCACAATCAGGCCCCAAAAGCGAAGATGATTATTACCGCATCATAACGATCCCCGTTCCTGAAAATATCAAACTGGAAATCGGAGGCCTGGCAGTGCTGCCGGACGGCCGTCTGGCAGCGTCTACCCGTCGGGGCGAGGTATGGATGATCAGCAATCCTTATCTGAAGGGAGATGGCAAGCCCAGTTTTAACAGATTTGCTTCCGGCCTGCACGAACCCCTGGGCATTCTTTACAGAGGCAAAGATTTTCTTGTCACCCAGCGTGGTGAGGTAACCCGCCTGGCAGACACCGACAACGACGGCGTTGCGGATGTGTATGATTCCTTCGTCCGGTGGCCGCTATCAGGTAACTACCACCAATACTCTTACGGTCCGGTTGCCATGCCAAACGGCGAGATGCTGATTACATTAAACCTGGACTGGGTAGGCCGTGGTGCCAGCCAGTCTAAATGGAGAGGCTGGATGCTCAAACTTGGTGAGGACGGAAAACTGACCCCCTGGGCCACAGGTCTTCGCTCACCGTCGGGTTTCGGTTCATACCAGGGTGATATTTTCTATACCGAAAACCAGGGCGACTGGGTAGGTTCTGGAAGGATGACGCACCTGGCCAAAGGAGATTTTGCCGGGAACCCCGCCGGACTGAGATGGAGCAGCGAGCCGGATTCGCCGGTAAAACTGAAACCGGAAGATATCCCCGACACTGGGGAGCCGATCTACGATGCTTCTAAAAAGGTACCTGGCATTAAACCACCGGCTGTATGGTTTCCCCATACTATTGTAGGTATCTCTACATCGGATTTTAAAGAGGACGTTACTAAAGGAGCATTCGGACCGTTTGAAGGGCAGATGTTCGTCGGAGATCAGGGGCATAGTATTATTACCCGCGCCGACATGGAGAAGGTAAATGGTGTTTGGCAAGGTGCGGTTTTTCCATTCCGTGAAGGCTTCATGTCCGGGGTATTGCGGCTTGCATGGGGCCTGGACGGCTCTCTCTTTGTAGGCCAGACCAGCCGTGGCTGGGCTGCAACCGGCAAAGAAGAATTTGGTGTACAGCGCGTGGTATGGACTGGTAAAATGCCCTTTGAAATGAAAAATATGAGATCAAGGCCAGACGGATTTGAAATCACATTTACAATGCCGGTTGATAAGAAAACCGCCGCAGATCCTGCTTCTTACAAAATGAACAGCTTTACGTACAAATACCACCATACTTACGGCAGCCCCATAGTTAACACCAGCGAAGTACCCCTGAAAGGGATCGTAGTATCGGAAGACGGGCTGAAAGTAAGACTGGTGGTGGATCCCTCGTCTCTGAAAAAGGGTTACGTTCATGAGTTGAAAACCGAAGGTATCCGTACCCCGGAGGGAGCCTCCATTCTACATCCTACTGCCTATTATACTCTAAATGAAATTGCCGGAGGTGATATGGTTAACAGCAACCAATTTACTACCACCGTTAAAAGCTCCGCTATGAGCCACCAGGACCATGCTGCGGACGTACCGGTAACCACATCGGCTTCGGCAAAGAGGGTCGTAGAAATGCCCGCCAGCTGGACCAACGGACCCGACCAGGTGATCACAATTGGTACCGTTCCGGGATTAAAATTTGATATATCCGAAATTCAGGTAAAGGCCGGAAGCAGGATTAAACTGGTGTTCAACAACAATGATGACATGCTTCATAACCTAGTAATCACCAGACCAGGTACGGCAAATGCTGTGGGTGAAGCGGGCCTGAACCTGGGACTAAAAGGTTCGGAAATGAGCTACGTTCCCAAGTCTAACGACGTCCTTTTCCACAGTAACATCGTTGAACCGGAGAAATCCGAATCGATTTATTTTGTTGCTCCGAAAACAGCAGGTACTTACCAGTACGTCTGTACCTTTCCGGGCCACTATACCCTCATGCAAGGGAAACTGAAAGTCACAAAATAA
- a CDS encoding RNA polymerase sigma factor, with product MEKLHQTSDINIELWRQFKAGDANALGKLAQVHYRALYNYASKFSNDPDFIRDCLQEMYLELWERRAFLSETAFVKSYLFKALRHKLIKESARLKRFQEPQELAFLDHDTDLSIESHIIEDEILNHQKNRLNNIISHLSKRQQEIIYLRFYQNLENDDISQIMNLGKQSVANLLYRTLKEIKGIWIPAEFFWALVLFPFL from the coding sequence TTGGAAAAGCTACACCAAACGTCCGACATCAACATTGAGCTCTGGCGGCAGTTTAAAGCCGGAGATGCCAATGCATTGGGAAAGCTAGCGCAGGTGCATTACCGTGCACTTTACAATTACGCTAGCAAATTTTCGAATGATCCTGATTTTATACGGGATTGTCTTCAGGAAATGTATCTCGAATTGTGGGAACGCCGGGCCTTCCTTTCCGAAACGGCGTTTGTAAAATCTTATCTTTTTAAAGCGCTACGTCACAAACTTATCAAAGAAAGCGCACGTCTCAAACGCTTTCAGGAACCACAGGAACTTGCCTTTCTAGACCACGATACTGACCTCTCCATCGAATCTCACATCATCGAGGACGAAATTCTGAACCACCAGAAAAACCGTCTTAACAACATTATATCCCATCTTTCCAAACGCCAGCAGGAGATCATTTACCTGAGATTCTATCAAAATCTTGAAAATGATGATATTTCCCAGATCATGAACCTGGGCAAACAAAGCGTGGCCAATCTGCTGTACAGAACCCTCAAAGAAATCAAGGGAATATGGATACCCGCAGAATTTTTCTGGGCTCTGGTCCTGTTTCCTTTCCTCTGA
- a CDS encoding FecR family protein — translation MNDYQFYTLEEFTADEVFREWVLDPTGRHASFWENWLAQHPEKTDTVNQAKILVLTIHQRYIHVIDEAEIDNEIASLVMAAEERSRRAWTGPGVWLRNPMFRVAASLLLLSGIGWYYYTDQTPVSVAKSQHALTLPEEQMVVKCNTDSTDLTIFLSDNSVATLKMGSTITYPRKFTGDTRVVNLSGEAFFDITRNPAKPFLVFANGTVTKVLGTSFRVKAFAKDNTVMVLVKTGKVSVYPQKEYETLVNDQHHEVAGVILNPNQQAVFKRKENRLEKGIVSDPQLLTELPESPEIVFDDKPVADVLHALEKAYGIVILFDRDILASCAVSTQFREESLKQRMNAICQAIGATYEVIDGQIIVNSKGCS, via the coding sequence ATGAATGATTATCAATTTTACACACTCGAAGAATTTACTGCCGATGAGGTATTCCGTGAATGGGTACTTGATCCCACCGGAAGACATGCCTCTTTCTGGGAAAATTGGCTTGCTCAACATCCGGAGAAAACCGATACCGTTAACCAGGCCAAAATACTGGTGCTTACCATCCACCAAAGGTATATCCACGTGATTGACGAAGCAGAAATAGACAATGAAATAGCTTCGCTCGTAATGGCCGCAGAAGAGCGCAGCCGAAGAGCATGGACAGGCCCGGGCGTTTGGCTGAGAAATCCGATGTTCCGCGTAGCCGCGTCTTTATTACTTCTCTCAGGTATAGGCTGGTATTATTATACCGACCAGACTCCGGTATCCGTTGCAAAAAGCCAGCATGCACTGACACTTCCGGAGGAACAGATGGTGGTAAAATGCAATACTGACTCAACAGACCTAACTATTTTTTTAAGTGACAACAGTGTGGCAACACTCAAAATGGGGAGTACGATCACCTATCCAAGAAAATTTACAGGCGATACACGTGTTGTAAATCTTTCAGGAGAAGCCTTCTTTGACATTACCAGAAATCCGGCCAAACCTTTCCTGGTGTTTGCTAACGGAACCGTCACCAAGGTATTAGGTACCAGTTTTCGGGTGAAAGCATTTGCGAAAGACAACACGGTAATGGTACTTGTGAAAACCGGGAAGGTGTCGGTGTATCCTCAAAAGGAATACGAAACCCTGGTCAACGATCAACACCATGAAGTAGCCGGTGTGATACTAAACCCCAACCAGCAGGCGGTTTTCAAAAGGAAAGAAAACAGGCTTGAAAAGGGAATCGTATCGGATCCTCAGCTGCTTACTGAATTGCCTGAAAGCCCGGAAATCGTGTTTGACGATAAACCGGTTGCAGATGTGCTGCATGCACTCGAGAAGGCTTACGGCATTGTCATCCTGTTCGACAGGGACATTCTGGCAAGCTGTGCAGTAAGCACCCAGTTCAGGGAAGAGAGCCTTAAGCAGCGGATGAACGCCATTTGCCAGGCCATCGGGGCCACTTATGAGGTGATTGACGGGCAGATTATCGTCAACAGCAAAGGTTGCAGCTAG
- a CDS encoding SusC/RagA family TonB-linked outer membrane protein, with protein MKISFYQLVIAFLFATVSSAGTVGAQDILNQKVSLQVNNQDMKTVLTKLNKLTQIRFTYSSSLLKTTKKVSINVADQPLSDLLNDLFKPANISYKIEGKQVILLKASTVQPNVINQVIEPGASSTDRNITGKITDENGLGLPGVSVVLKGTKVGTSTNIDGNFELSIPDDNAVLTLSYVGYMAQEVTVGKRSVLEVSMKPDVRNLEMVVVTALGIKRDAKKLGYSTATVNTEEITTTRTTNLGNSLQGKVAGLNVSPPASGPGGSTKIRIRGQSSFGGNNSPLIIVNGIPINNTSISAGGSAGNGTGNPTGGSSDSGDGLQSINQDDIETMTVLKGAAAAALYGFRAKDGAIIITTKSGSKTTGIGVEINSNFQAQQALDYTDFQYEYGQGEFGKRPTSVAEAQSSGVFAFGEKMDGKLTPQFDGSMQPYSPHKDRIKKFYRTGTSFTNSVALSGGNEKGNFRLSFANTDANAIIPNSDYHKKIMNLGLNYKFTDKLSVQLNANYSNEYNHNPPQIGLQDMNANTTIYTMATSIDSDWLKNRKDANGNEMPLSRFTNRNNPYWVAYDRFENVRRDRIFGNTSVRYDFTKWLFVQGRVGQDYYTRPYNYNRPTGTRSIGAVTTGFNGYYYQDIATFRERNLDILIGANKTFGDFGIDINVGGNQMLQINDNVNTAVTNFYVRDLYTIGNGQVKNPGYSYSKKKVNSIYGSAEFSFRNFLFVNVTGRNDWFSTLNPESNSYLYPSVSGSFVFSQAFANVPNWLNYGKIRAAYAEVGGDTDPYSNNLYYAINANPFNGTALGNLPSAVSPNANLRPLKVKEVEVGLELKTFDSRLNLDMSLYRKNTVDEILNVDISNASGFSQTKVNVGKLQNRGIEFLFTIVPVKNENITWETGINGSYNISKVLELAAGQQRFDVGTGEFFGIVSHEVNMPLASLRGFDYKRDAQGRILTAGGLPQQGNLKTFGSAIPKWVGAWVNTINVKRIKISTQVDFKSGNTILSNSNLNFLREGLSKPSLVGREGGVLLDGVNADGSPNTTKVEAEQFYTSYRSTGLATPFVYNGSFIRWRTLSVGYDFSRFVRDRTFVKGITLSAMVYNVLLIKKHIDNLDPEAQVSASDNLQGIETHTLPTTRSFGLNLNIKL; from the coding sequence ATGAAAATATCATTTTACCAATTAGTGATTGCCTTTCTGTTCGCTACAGTGTCATCTGCCGGCACGGTAGGTGCCCAGGATATCCTTAACCAAAAGGTAAGCCTCCAGGTGAACAACCAGGACATGAAAACCGTCCTTACAAAACTTAACAAGCTGACACAGATTAGATTTACTTACAGCTCCTCTCTTCTTAAAACTACCAAAAAGGTATCAATTAATGTAGCCGACCAGCCTTTAAGTGATCTCCTGAATGATTTATTCAAACCGGCTAATATATCCTATAAAATAGAAGGAAAACAGGTTATCCTTCTTAAAGCAAGTACTGTACAACCCAATGTGATCAATCAGGTAATCGAGCCCGGGGCGTCTTCTACTGACCGGAACATTACCGGGAAAATTACAGACGAAAACGGCCTCGGCTTACCCGGTGTAAGTGTAGTTCTTAAGGGAACCAAGGTAGGTACTTCCACCAACATCGACGGAAATTTCGAACTGAGCATTCCGGACGACAATGCAGTTTTAACTCTTTCGTATGTGGGCTATATGGCACAGGAAGTTACGGTTGGCAAACGCTCCGTACTGGAAGTTTCCATGAAACCTGATGTGCGAAATCTCGAAATGGTAGTCGTAACTGCATTAGGTATCAAACGTGACGCCAAAAAACTCGGTTATTCCACCGCAACAGTAAACACCGAAGAAATCACCACTACGCGTACTACCAACCTCGGCAATAGCCTGCAGGGCAAAGTTGCCGGACTTAATGTATCACCTCCGGCCAGCGGACCGGGTGGTTCAACCAAGATCCGGATACGTGGCCAGTCGTCCTTTGGTGGTAACAACTCCCCGCTGATCATTGTCAACGGCATACCTATTAACAATACCAGCATTTCTGCGGGAGGTTCGGCCGGGAACGGTACAGGAAACCCAACCGGCGGCTCGTCCGACTCAGGCGATGGGCTTCAGAGTATTAACCAGGACGACATTGAAACCATGACGGTTCTCAAGGGCGCCGCTGCTGCAGCGTTGTATGGCTTTCGTGCGAAAGACGGCGCCATTATCATTACAACCAAAAGCGGAAGTAAAACCACCGGAATCGGCGTGGAAATAAACTCCAACTTTCAGGCCCAGCAGGCACTGGACTATACCGACTTCCAATACGAATACGGACAGGGCGAATTCGGAAAAAGACCTACCAGCGTTGCTGAGGCTCAGAGTTCCGGGGTATTTGCATTTGGTGAAAAAATGGACGGCAAGCTGACACCACAGTTTGACGGCAGCATGCAGCCCTACTCACCACATAAGGACCGTATCAAGAAATTTTACAGAACCGGTACCAGCTTCACAAACTCCGTTGCGTTATCGGGCGGAAACGAAAAAGGCAATTTCCGCCTGTCATTTGCCAATACCGACGCTAACGCGATCATCCCTAATTCTGATTACCACAAAAAAATCATGAACCTGGGCTTAAATTATAAGTTTACGGACAAACTATCCGTGCAGCTTAACGCAAATTACTCAAACGAGTACAACCACAATCCGCCGCAGATCGGGCTTCAGGATATGAACGCCAACACCACGATTTATACCATGGCGACGAGTATCGACAGCGATTGGCTCAAAAACCGCAAAGATGCCAATGGAAACGAAATGCCTCTTTCGCGTTTCACAAACCGTAACAATCCCTACTGGGTGGCCTACGACCGTTTTGAAAACGTGCGCCGCGACCGGATTTTCGGGAATACCTCAGTTCGTTACGATTTCACCAAATGGCTTTTTGTACAGGGACGTGTGGGGCAAGACTATTACACCCGGCCTTACAACTACAACCGGCCCACAGGAACCCGGTCCATCGGTGCGGTCACAACGGGTTTCAACGGATATTACTATCAGGATATCGCGACATTCAGAGAGCGTAATCTTGACATCCTGATCGGTGCCAACAAAACCTTCGGGGATTTTGGTATCGACATCAACGTGGGCGGTAACCAAATGCTCCAGATTAACGACAACGTCAACACGGCCGTAACCAACTTTTATGTCCGTGATCTGTATACAATCGGAAACGGCCAGGTGAAAAATCCGGGCTACAGTTACAGCAAGAAGAAAGTGAATTCCATTTACGGTTCTGCTGAATTTTCTTTCAGGAATTTTCTTTTCGTAAACGTTACCGGCAGAAACGACTGGTTCTCCACCCTGAATCCGGAATCGAACAGCTACCTGTATCCTTCGGTGTCAGGAAGCTTCGTTTTTAGCCAGGCTTTTGCAAATGTTCCAAATTGGCTGAACTATGGAAAAATTCGTGCTGCGTATGCCGAGGTGGGTGGTGATACTGACCCATATTCCAACAACCTCTATTACGCCATCAACGCAAATCCTTTTAATGGCACAGCACTTGGAAACCTTCCATCGGCGGTTAGCCCGAACGCCAATCTGAGACCATTGAAAGTGAAGGAAGTAGAGGTAGGTTTGGAATTAAAAACATTCGATAGCCGCCTGAATCTGGATATGTCGCTCTACCGTAAAAATACCGTTGATGAAATCCTCAACGTAGACATATCCAACGCCTCAGGATTCAGCCAGACCAAAGTGAATGTGGGTAAGCTTCAGAACCGGGGTATTGAGTTTCTGTTTACCATTGTGCCGGTTAAAAACGAAAATATCACCTGGGAAACGGGTATCAACGGAAGTTACAACATCAGCAAGGTGCTTGAACTGGCGGCCGGACAACAAAGATTTGATGTAGGAACGGGCGAATTCTTCGGTATCGTTTCGCACGAAGTAAATATGCCGCTGGCCTCTCTGCGGGGATTTGATTACAAAAGGGATGCACAAGGAAGGATACTGACTGCGGGCGGTTTGCCACAGCAAGGTAATCTGAAGACTTTCGGCAGCGCGATTCCAAAGTGGGTAGGCGCATGGGTGAATACGATCAACGTAAAACGTATCAAAATTTCGACCCAGGTTGATTTCAAATCAGGTAATACGATCCTTTCCAACTCCAACCTGAACTTCCTTCGCGAAGGTCTTTCCAAACCATCCCTCGTTGGCCGCGAAGGCGGAGTACTACTGGACGGCGTTAATGCTGATGGCAGCCCGAACACCACCAAAGTTGAAGCTGAACAGTTTTACACTTCTTACAGAAGCACCGGGCTCGCAACGCCATTTGTTTACAACGGCAGCTTTATCCGCTGGAGAACCTTATCCGTCGGTTATGATTTCTCAAGATTCGTAAGAGACCGGACTTTCGTGAAAGGAATCACCCTGTCGGCGATGGTCTACAATGTGCTGCTGATCAAAAAACACATTGACAACCTGGATCCCGAAGCACAGGTATCAGCATCCGACAATTTACAGGGAATTGAAACCCACACGCTTCCGACAACCAGAAGCTTTGGTCTCAATTTGAACATTAAACTCTAA